The window GCAGCTCACGTTGATAGGTGTGTTTTTGCGGCTCCTTGAGCCGGCTGAGGAAATCGCTTTCGCATTTTTGCGTGACGATGGCCCCGAGCTGGACATCGCCGCTGGCGCCGAATTCGCACGCCTCGAAGATGGCCATCGCCCTGTCGCAACTCGGGGCGTTGTTCAATGCCGTCACGATATCGTCCATCATGGTCGACTTGGCGGGGCAGTTTGCGGCAAAAGCGGGCACGGCTGCGAGACAACCCGCCAGAACCAAACCAGCCACAGGGAAACGTAAACGCATCGACGGCTCCTTGATCGAACCCTCCTTGGTGGCGGGCCGCATGACTGGGGTTCAAGCCATGCGCGCAGAGACGGGAAATCCGGCTTTTTGCTTGACGTTTCGGCCCCGGCGCGGCCACAACCAGCGGCCTTTTGAAGGAAGATGTGCCCGTGTCCGACCTCGCAACGCTGCAACAGACCATCCTCACCGACATCGCCGCCGCCTCCGATGAAGCCGCTCTCGAGGCCGTCCGCGTCGCGGCGCTCGGCAAGAAGGGTTCGATCTCGGCATTGCTGTCCACACTCGGCAAGATGTCGCCGGGGGAACGCAAGACCGAAGGCGCCGCCATCAACCTCGCCAAGGATGCGGTAACGCAGGCGCTCACCATCAGGCGCGACATCCTGAAATCCGCGGCACTCGATGCCCGCCTCGCCTCCGAAACCATCGACGTCACATTGCCGCTGCGCGACAGCGCTGCCGAGCAGGGCCGCATTCATCCGCTCAGCCAGGTGATGGACGAACTCACCACTATCTTCGCCGACATGGGCTTCGCGATCGCCGAAGGTCCGGACATCGAGACCGACGACTACAATTTCACCAAGCTGAATTTCCCCGAGGGCCATCCGGCCCGCGAGATGCACGACACCTTCTACTTCAATCCGAAGGAAGATGGTTCGCGCCTGCTGCTGCGCACCCACACCTCGCCGGTGCAGGTGAGGACCATGCTGACGCAGAAGCCGCCGATCCGTATCATCTGCCCGGGACGCACCTATCGCAGCGACAGCGATCAGACCCACACGCCGATGTTCCACCAGGTCGAAGGCCTCGTCATCGACAAGGGTTCGCATCTCGGCCACCTCAAATGGATCCTGCACGAATTCTGCAAGGCGTTCTTCGAGGTCGACAATGTCAACATGCGGTTCCGGCCGTCGTTCTTCCCGTTCACCGAGCCGTCGCTCGAAGTCGACATCCAGTGCCGCCGCGACAAAAACGAGATTCGCTTCGGCGAAGGCGAGGACTGGCTGGAGATTCTCGGCTGCGGCATGGTGCATCCCAACGTGCTGCGCGCCTGCGACATCGATCCCGATGTGTACCAGGGCTTCGCCTGGGGCATGGGCATCGACCGCATCGCCATGCTGAAATACGGCATGGCCGATCTTCGCCAGCTGTTCGAAGGCGACGTCCGCTGGCTCAACCACTACGGCTTCAAGCCCCTGGAAGTCCCGACGCTGGCCGGAGGATTGAGTACGTGAAATTCTCGCTCTCCTGGCTGAAGGATCATCTCGACACCGACGAGCCGCTCGAAAAGCTCGCCGACAAGCTCACCATGATCGGGCTTGAGGTCGAGCATATCGAGGACAAGGCGAAGGCTTTGGCGCCGTTCACCATCGCCAGGGTGATCTCCGCCGAGCAGCATCCCAATGCGGATCGGCTGCGGGTCTGCATGGTCGAGACCGGCGACGGCACGCCGGTGCAGGTGGTCTGCGGCGCGCCGAATGCGCGGGCGGGACTGGTCAGCGTGTTCTCGCCGCCCGGCACCTTCATTCCCGGCAAGAACATCACGCTCGGCGTCGGCACCATCCGCGGCGTCGAGAGTCGCGGCATGCTGTGCTCTGCGGCCGAACTGCAATTATCCGACGAGCATGACGGCATCATCGAATTACCCGCCGACGCGCCGATTGGCGTGGCCTATACGGAATGGGCCGGGCTCGGCGATCCCGTGCTCGAGATCAATCTGACGCCGAACCGGCAGGACTGCACCGGCGTGCACGGCATCGCGCGCGATCTCGCCGCCGCCGACATGGGCAAGTTCAAGGACCCCGGGATCAAGCAGGTCAAGGGCGAATTCCCCTGCCCGGTGAAAGTCACCGTCGAGGACGCCAAGCTGTGTCCGGGCTTCGCGCTGCGCCTGGTGCGCGGCGTGAAGAATGGTCCGTCGCCGGAATGGCTGCAGAAGCGCCTGATCTCGATCGGGCTGCGACCGATCAATGCGCTGGTCGACATCACCAATTTCCTCACCTTCGATCGCTCCCGGCCGCTGCATGTGTTCGACGCTGCGAAGGTGAAAGGCGACATCGTTGTGCGCCATGCCCGCGACGGCGAGACGCTCAAGGCACTCGACGGCCGCACCTACACGCTGGACAGCAAGGTCTGCGTCATCGCCGATGACCACGGCGTGGAGTCGCTGGCCGGCATCATGGGCGGCGAAGCCTCGGGCTGTTCGGAAGACACCGTGGACGTGCTGATCGAATCCGCATTGTGGAACGAGATCAACATCGCCCAGACCGGCCGCAAGCTCGGCATCAATTCCGACGCGCGCTATCGCTTCGAGCGCGGCGTCGATCCCAACTTCATGCTGCCCGGCCTCGAGCTGGCCACGAAACTGGTGATGGAGCTGTGCGGCGGTTCACCGTCGGAGAACATCGTGGTCGGCAACGCCTATGGCGATGACCGCGTGATCGATTTCCCGCTCTCGGAAGTGAAGCGACTCGCTGCCATCGACGTCCCCATGGTCGAGATGCGCCGCATCCTGGTCCATCTCGGCTTCATGATGGTCGGCAACGGCCCGGTGGTAAAGGTCGCGGTGCCCTCGTGGCGTTCCGACGTCCATGGCAAGGCCGATATCGTCGAGGAGATCATGCGCATCGTCGGCGTCGACAAGGTGCCGATGACGCCGTTCGAGCGCGGTGACGCGCCGCGCAAGCCGATCCTGACCCCGATCCAGTTGCGCACCAGACGCGCCAAACGCGCGCTCGCCGCGCGCGGCCTGGTCGAGACCGTGACGTGGTCATTCATCTCCAAGCCGCACGCCGAAGTGTTCGGCGGCGGCGCGCCTGAACTGGCGCTGGCCAATCCGATCGCGGCCGATCTTTCCGACATGCGGCCGAGCCTGTTGCCCGGCCTGATTGCCTCCGCGCAGGCCAATACCGATCGCGGCCTCCCGGATCTGGCGCTGTTCGAAGTCGGACAGGTGTTCAAGGGCGACCGACCGCAGGACCAGTTCGTGGCGGCCGCCGGCCTGCGCCATGGCCTTGCATCGTCGAACGGCATGGGGCGGCATTGGTCCGGTTCGGCCACCGCTGACGCGCTCGATGCCAAGGCCGATGCCTTCGCGGTGCTGGCTGCCGCCGGCGCGCCGATGCAGGCGTTGCAGATCGTGCCCGGTGGCGCGGCTCAAGGTGTTTCTTGGCTGCATCCCGGCCGCTCCGGCACAATCCAGATCGGGCCGCAAAACATTCTCGGCACTTTCGGCGAGTTGCATCCCCGCGCGCTGGAGGCGCTCGGCGCCGATGGGCCGCTGATGGCGTTCGAAGTGATCCTCGACCGGATTCCCGACGCCAAGCAGAGAGCCACGCGCGCCAAGCCGACGCTGGAGCTGTCCGCGTTCCAGCCGGTGTCGCGCGACTTTGCCTTCATCGTCGATCGTAGCGTCAAGGCGGGCGATATCGTCCGTGCCGCGGCGGGTGTCGACAAGAAGCTGATCACCGGCGTCTCCGTGTTCGACGTCTATGAAGGCAAGGGCATCGACGACGACAAGAAGTCGGTCGCCATCGCGGTGACGATGCAGCCGCGCGAGAAGACGCTGACCGATCAGGAGATCGACGCGGCGGCGTCGAAGATCGTCGCCGAGGTGACCAAGAAGACCGGCGGGGTCCTGAGAGCATGATGCCGAAAAGTGTGACGCGGTTTTCGGATGACATCATGCTTCATATCCATAAAGCATGATGGCCACGCTCGGCCTCGGCTCCTATTCCACCACGTCGCTCATCTTTCTCGTCCTCACCGCCTTCATCGCCGGGCTCGCGCGCGGCTTTTCCGGCTTCGGCTCGGCGATGATCTTCATGCCGCTCGCCAGCGCGGTCGCGGGTGCGCAGGTGGCGTCACCCTTGCTGCTGTTGATCGACTTCACCTCGTCGCTCGCCCTCATTCCCGGTGCGTGGCGCCACGCCGACCGGCGCGATGTCAGCATCATGTCGATCGGCGCGTTGATCGGCGTTCCGCTCGGAACCCTCGCGCTGGCATTCGGCGATCCACTCGCGATTCGCTGGGGTCTGGTGGTGCTGATCGTAGCATTGCTGGCGCTGATGATGTCGGGCTGGCGCTATCCCGGCAAACCCACCGCGCCGGCGACCATCGCGGTGGGCGGCATCGCCGGCTTCTTCGGCAGCCTGGCGCAGGTCGGCGGACCGCCGATCGTGCTGTACTGGCTGCGCGACACCGCAGTCGCCGCCGTCACCCGCGCCAATATCATTCTGTATTTCGCGATTTCCGACGTGCTGATCGTGCTGAGCTATTTCGTCGGTGGGCTGTGGACGCCGACCGTGCTCGGCCTCGCGGTCGTCACCGGCCCGCTGTTCGGCCTCGGCCTCTGGCTCGGCTCAAAACTGTTCGGCCGGGCCAGCGACGACGCCTTCCGCCGCATCTGCTACGCGCTGATCGCCGCGTCCGCGCTGGTGAGCCTGCCGTTGTTCGACGGGATATTTCACTGACGCTTGCGTGACTTGCGGCGCCAGCCGGCGCGGCGCTAGGGTCTCGCCAACATTCAAACCAACGGGAGAAAACCATGATCGATCGCCGCGACGTGCTGAAGCTTGCCGCTGCCGGCGCCATCGTTTTCGCCCCGCGCCCCGCGCTGACACAGGCGCCGGCCAAGCCACGCACCAGGATCGTCTTTCTGGGTACCAAGGGTGGCCCGCGCGTCGGGATCGGCGCATCCAATCCCGCCAACCTCGTCGTGGTCAACGACACGCCATTCGTGATCGATTGCGGCATGGGCGTCAGCCGGCAGCTGGTCAATGCCGGCGTGCCGATTCCGTCGGTGAAGTACATCTTCATCAGCCATCACCATTCCGATCACAATCTCGAATACGGCAACCTGTTCTACAACGCCTGGGCCGCCGGCCTCTCGACGCCAATCCATTCCTTCGGTCCCAAGGGCATCGAGGCGATGACCCGGACTTATTGGGAGCTGAACAAGTTCGACGTCGATACCCGCATCGAAGATGAAGGCCGTCCTGATCCGCGGCCGCTGCTGATCGCCAGGGATATTACCGAGGATGGCGTGGTGCTGCAGACAGCCGACGCCAAGGTGACGGCGTTCCGCACACCGCATCCGCCTATCGTCGATAGCTTCGCCTACAAATTCGAGACGCCAGACGGCGTCATCGTGTTCTCCAGCGACACCGCCTACAATCCGAAGCTGGCTGAATTCGCAAAAGGCGCCGACGTGCTGGTGCACGAATGTCTTTATGTCCCCGCCGTGGATCGCCTGGTTCTGAAGACGAAGAACGGCGCGACGCTGAAGAAGCATTTGATGGAGAGCCACACCACCACCGAGGACGTCGGCCGCATCGCCGCCGCCGCCGGCGTGAAGGTGCTGGTGCTCAGCCATTTCGTGCCCGGTGACGATCCCGAAGTCACCGACGAGAACTGGATCGAAGGTGCGCGGAAGAACTTTTCCGGCAAGATCATCGTGGCGAAGGATCTGATGCAACTGACGCTGCCGGTGTAACGTAAACAACGGCTACGCGTCGTTGCTACCCCGCCCCCAGCCCGCTCGACCGCTGCCGCCGCTTCGGCTTGCGCGCCGGGACGTCCGGCTCGACCTCCTTCAGAGCGCCGATCTTCCTCAGCGCTGCATCCGCCGCGCGCTCACCGCTTTCCCAGGCGCCATCCACCGTGCCCCACAACGTTTCGTGGGTGGCCTCGCCGGCGACGAACAGGTTGCCCATCGGTTCGGTCAGCACACGCCGCGAACCCTGACCGCCGGGCGCAGCACCGGACATCGCACCCAGCACGAAGGGCGATGCATTCCAGCGTGTCGCTGCCGAGCGCTTTACTGCGCCCTTGATATCGCTGCCAAACAGTTTCGCCAGCCACTCCACTGCGAAGGCCGTCATCGCCGCCTCGCCCTGCGCGGCGAGATCGCGGCCGAACGAGCCCGCGACATCGACGGTGCACAGCGACGAGCCGCCGATATTGGCGAACAGCGCGCCGGTGCGCGTGTCGGTACTCTGTTCGATCATCAACTCATCGCGGCCGAGCCCGAGCGGGTTACCCGCCAATTGCAGCGCGATGCGATCGTAGCTGCCGAGGCTCAGCTTCGCCGCGGCATCGAGCTGACGCTTCGGCAGTTCCGGCGTGAACTTGATTGCGCCCGATACCAGCACGTTCGACGACACGGTGACGATCGCCGCACGCGCAGCGATCCGGCCGGAAGGCGTCTCCACCGATATGTCGCGGCCGCTCCAGCTGACGCGCGTCGCCGGGGTCGATAGCGCCACAGGCACCGTTTCGCCCAGCTTGCCCATCAGCGTGCCCAGTCCCTGGCGGGTACCGACATCGATGGCGCGGTCCTGGGCGCGAAACTGGTCCAGCGTGGAGAGGTCCTTGAGGTCCTTGCCGGTCGCATAGGCGCCAAGCACGAAGTCGATGGTACCGGCCCAGTCGCCGAGATCCTTTGGCAGTGCCGCCGCACACGAGATATCGCCCTTGCGCGCGGCGTCGTCGATGGCGCGGTTGGCGCGCACCAAGGTGGCCAGCAGATCCTCGGTCTCGCCGGCGCGGGCGTTGCGGCGGCCGATCCGCAGCTTCTGGCTTGGCGGCGCCGGCGCCACATCGATTCCGGCCGTGCGCGCCAGCTTGATCAGCACATTGGTGTCGGGCGTGTGCAGCCAGCGCGCGCCGCGATCGAACGGCACGTCGAAACTGGTCGCGTCGGTGGCGCAGCGGCCGCCGATCTGGCCGGAAGCCTCGATCACGATCACCTTGCGGTTTGCCGCCATCACGCGCCGTGCCGCGGCGATGCCGGCGGCGCCCGCGCCGATCACGACAATGTCAGCCTCGCGCGGCAATGGCGCGGCCAATGCCCTTGCACCCAGCAGCGGGGCAAGCGTCAATGCCGCCGACGCCGACAGGAAGTCGCGGCGCGAAATTGTCATGGCATAGTTTCCGAAACTTTGTGACATGTGAGAACGTCCCGCGAACCTTGCCGTATCCGGCACCACGCGGCAACTCTCATGGTGAATCAATCATGAGTGATAGCATTTCGCATGAACCAAATCGAAATGGCTTTCGACCATGATGGATACAGGGGAAGCGGGCGAAACGAACCGCACGGGGGAGTGACCATCATGGGCTTTGTGCTCGATACGGTCGGAAAGCTGATCGCCGG is drawn from Nitrobacteraceae bacterium AZCC 2146 and contains these coding sequences:
- a CDS encoding hypothetical protein (product_source=Hypo-rule applied; cath_funfam=3.30.40.10; cleavage_site_network=SignalP-noTM; transmembrane_helix_parts=Inside_1_20,TMhelix_21_38,Outside_39_150); protein product: MRPATKEGSIKEPSMRLRFPVAGLVLAGCLAAVPAFAANCPAKSTMMDDIVTALNNAPSCDRAMAIFEACEFGASGDVQLGAIVTQKCESDFLSRLKEPQKHTYQRELRVCDRKYRNEDGTMYRSFEAFCRAGVAQRYSRRALKTAAPAK
- a CDS encoding phenylalanyl-tRNA synthetase alpha chain (product_source=KO:K01889; cath_funfam=3.30.930.10; cog=COG0016; ko=KO:K01889; pfam=PF01409,PF02912; superfamily=55681; tigrfam=TIGR00468), yielding MSDLATLQQTILTDIAAASDEAALEAVRVAALGKKGSISALLSTLGKMSPGERKTEGAAINLAKDAVTQALTIRRDILKSAALDARLASETIDVTLPLRDSAAEQGRIHPLSQVMDELTTIFADMGFAIAEGPDIETDDYNFTKLNFPEGHPAREMHDTFYFNPKEDGSRLLLRTHTSPVQVRTMLTQKPPIRIICPGRTYRSDSDQTHTPMFHQVEGLVIDKGSHLGHLKWILHEFCKAFFEVDNVNMRFRPSFFPFTEPSLEVDIQCRRDKNEIRFGEGEDWLEILGCGMVHPNVLRACDIDPDVYQGFAWGMGIDRIAMLKYGMADLRQLFEGDVRWLNHYGFKPLEVPTLAGGLST
- a CDS encoding phenylalanyl-tRNA synthetase beta chain (product_source=KO:K01890; cath_funfam=2.40.50.140,3.30.56.10,3.30.70.380,3.30.930.10,3.50.40.10; cog=COG0072; ko=KO:K01890; pfam=PF01588,PF03147,PF03483,PF03484,PF17759; smart=SM00873,SM00874,SM00896; superfamily=50249,54991,55681,56037; tigrfam=TIGR00472), giving the protein MKFSLSWLKDHLDTDEPLEKLADKLTMIGLEVEHIEDKAKALAPFTIARVISAEQHPNADRLRVCMVETGDGTPVQVVCGAPNARAGLVSVFSPPGTFIPGKNITLGVGTIRGVESRGMLCSAAELQLSDEHDGIIELPADAPIGVAYTEWAGLGDPVLEINLTPNRQDCTGVHGIARDLAAADMGKFKDPGIKQVKGEFPCPVKVTVEDAKLCPGFALRLVRGVKNGPSPEWLQKRLISIGLRPINALVDITNFLTFDRSRPLHVFDAAKVKGDIVVRHARDGETLKALDGRTYTLDSKVCVIADDHGVESLAGIMGGEASGCSEDTVDVLIESALWNEINIAQTGRKLGINSDARYRFERGVDPNFMLPGLELATKLVMELCGGSPSENIVVGNAYGDDRVIDFPLSEVKRLAAIDVPMVEMRRILVHLGFMMVGNGPVVKVAVPSWRSDVHGKADIVEEIMRIVGVDKVPMTPFERGDAPRKPILTPIQLRTRRAKRALAARGLVETVTWSFISKPHAEVFGGGAPELALANPIAADLSDMRPSLLPGLIASAQANTDRGLPDLALFEVGQVFKGDRPQDQFVAAAGLRHGLASSNGMGRHWSGSATADALDAKADAFAVLAAAGAPMQALQIVPGGAAQGVSWLHPGRSGTIQIGPQNILGTFGELHPRALEALGADGPLMAFEVILDRIPDAKQRATRAKPTLELSAFQPVSRDFAFIVDRSVKAGDIVRAAAGVDKKLITGVSVFDVYEGKGIDDDKKSVAIAVTMQPREKTLTDQEIDAAASKIVAEVTKKTGGVLRA
- a CDS encoding putative membrane protein YfcA (product_source=COG0730; cog=COG0730; ko=KO:K07090; pfam=PF01925; transmembrane_helix_parts=Outside_1_9,TMhelix_10_32,Inside_33_38,TMhelix_39_61,Outside_62_80,TMhelix_81_102,Inside_103_108,TMhelix_109_126,Outside_127_140,TMhelix_141_163,Inside_164_174,TMhelix_175_197,Outside_198_200,TMhelix_201_223,Inside_224_234,TMhelix_235_254,Outside_255_255), producing MMATLGLGSYSTTSLIFLVLTAFIAGLARGFSGFGSAMIFMPLASAVAGAQVASPLLLLIDFTSSLALIPGAWRHADRRDVSIMSIGALIGVPLGTLALAFGDPLAIRWGLVVLIVALLALMMSGWRYPGKPTAPATIAVGGIAGFFGSLAQVGGPPIVLYWLRDTAVAAVTRANIILYFAISDVLIVLSYFVGGLWTPTVLGLAVVTGPLFGLGLWLGSKLFGRASDDAFRRICYALIAASALVSLPLFDGIFH
- a CDS encoding ribonuclease BN (tRNA processing enzyme) (product_source=COG1234; cath_funfam=3.60.15.10; cog=COG1234; pfam=PF12706; superfamily=56281), with amino-acid sequence MIDRRDVLKLAAAGAIVFAPRPALTQAPAKPRTRIVFLGTKGGPRVGIGASNPANLVVVNDTPFVIDCGMGVSRQLVNAGVPIPSVKYIFISHHHSDHNLEYGNLFYNAWAAGLSTPIHSFGPKGIEAMTRTYWELNKFDVDTRIEDEGRPDPRPLLIARDITEDGVVLQTADAKVTAFRTPHPPIVDSFAYKFETPDGVIVFSSDTAYNPKLAEFAKGADVLVHECLYVPAVDRLVLKTKNGATLKKHLMESHTTTEDVGRIAAAAGVKVLVLSHFVPGDDPEVTDENWIEGARKNFSGKIIVAKDLMQLTLPV
- a CDS encoding monoamine oxidase (product_source=COG1231; cath_funfam=3.50.50.60; cleavage_site_network=SignalP-noTM; cog=COG1231; pfam=PF01593,PF13450; superfamily=51905) — translated: MTISRRDFLSASAALTLAPLLGARALAAPLPREADIVVIGAGAAGIAAARRVMAANRKVIVIEASGQIGGRCATDATSFDVPFDRGARWLHTPDTNVLIKLARTAGIDVAPAPPSQKLRIGRRNARAGETEDLLATLVRANRAIDDAARKGDISCAAALPKDLGDWAGTIDFVLGAYATGKDLKDLSTLDQFRAQDRAIDVGTRQGLGTLMGKLGETVPVALSTPATRVSWSGRDISVETPSGRIAARAAIVTVSSNVLVSGAIKFTPELPKRQLDAAAKLSLGSYDRIALQLAGNPLGLGRDELMIEQSTDTRTGALFANIGGSSLCTVDVAGSFGRDLAAQGEAAMTAFAVEWLAKLFGSDIKGAVKRSAATRWNASPFVLGAMSGAAPGGQGSRRVLTEPMGNLFVAGEATHETLWGTVDGAWESGERAADAALRKIGALKEVEPDVPARKPKRRQRSSGLGAG